A genomic stretch from Patescibacteria group bacterium includes:
- a CDS encoding response regulator, with translation MPKILLIEDDESLYKMYSTELEMEGYETVWHNTGIGATETAKKENPALILLDIMLPDKDGIKILKDLKEEPATKNIPVVMLTNFGSDENIKVALETGAEDFILKYQIVPAELVVKIKQILKV, from the coding sequence CTTGTACAAAATGTATTCCACGGAACTGGAAATGGAAGGATACGAAACAGTTTGGCACAATACTGGAATTGGCGCAACCGAAACGGCAAAAAAAGAAAATCCCGCTTTAATCCTGTTAGACATTATGTTGCCCGATAAAGATGGGATAAAAATTCTTAAAGATCTAAAGGAGGAACCGGCCACAAAAAACATTCCTGTTGTTATGTTGACCAATTTTGGTAGCGACGAGAACATAAAGGTGGCTTTGGAAACCGGCGCCGAAGATTTTATTTTAAAGTATCAAATTGTTCCGGCGGAACTTGTAGTAAAAATAAAACAAATTCTTAAGGTCTAG